In Cloacibacterium caeni, a single window of DNA contains:
- a CDS encoding IS1380 family transposase has protein sequence MKFELSFTNKEITPWGGMVFLKQMLDKIGFREQIEKCESLPVSLSNNSYKKEVLLESFITSIWCGANRFLHTEITRADKALGEIFDWRKTPAQDAYKRYFGKFTQHINQQVGHYFFSWFFQNLNLNYFTLDIDSSVITRYGEQEGAKKGYNPKKKGRNSHHPIIAFVNDVKMVANFWLRSGNTSSANNFVGFLEETLLNFGDKKVGLVRLDSGFFQKDIMDYLELKTLQYIIAAKFTHPIQHLIDQQDFWIKVDEGIEICDKYYQAKNWEKPRRIVIVRQKIAQRPNAAGRILSLFPEDEIHRNYRYSAYITNQEQSATDVWRTYRNRGDAENRIKELKADFGAESFNLKGFFPTEAALIFSMIAYNLMSIFRLFVLQEKTQKTLSTLRYRTFAIGAYFEKVGDTLKLKIALTKKRRKWFVGIWDYPIDLSQKISTA, from the coding sequence ATGAAATTCGAGCTATCCTTTACCAATAAAGAGATTACGCCTTGGGGAGGCATGGTGTTTTTAAAGCAAATGTTGGACAAAATCGGCTTTAGAGAGCAAATTGAAAAATGCGAATCTTTACCTGTGTCACTTTCCAATAATTCTTATAAAAAAGAAGTTTTGCTTGAATCTTTTATTACGAGTATTTGGTGTGGTGCCAATCGTTTTTTGCACACAGAAATTACCCGTGCAGATAAGGCTCTTGGGGAAATATTTGACTGGCGAAAGACCCCTGCTCAGGACGCATATAAACGCTATTTTGGCAAGTTTACACAACACATCAACCAGCAAGTTGGGCATTATTTTTTCAGTTGGTTTTTTCAGAATTTGAACCTCAATTATTTTACGTTAGACATTGATTCATCTGTAATTACTCGATACGGAGAGCAAGAGGGAGCAAAAAAAGGCTACAATCCTAAGAAAAAAGGAAGAAACAGCCATCATCCTATCATTGCATTTGTGAACGATGTAAAGATGGTCGCTAATTTTTGGCTCAGGAGCGGCAATACTTCTTCGGCAAATAATTTTGTAGGATTTTTAGAAGAAACACTCTTAAATTTTGGGGATAAGAAAGTAGGATTAGTTCGTTTGGATAGTGGTTTTTTCCAGAAAGACATTATGGATTATCTTGAATTAAAAACACTCCAATACATCATCGCTGCAAAATTTACTCACCCCATTCAACACTTGATAGACCAGCAAGATTTTTGGATAAAAGTTGATGAGGGCATCGAAATTTGCGACAAATATTATCAAGCAAAAAACTGGGAAAAGCCAAGAAGGATAGTCATTGTAAGGCAAAAAATAGCACAACGGCCGAATGCGGCAGGCCGAATATTAAGCCTGTTTCCGGAAGATGAAATCCATAGAAATTATCGCTATTCAGCCTATATTACCAACCAAGAACAATCGGCAACAGATGTTTGGAGAACGTACCGAAACAGAGGCGATGCAGAGAATCGAATCAAGGAATTAAAGGCAGATTTTGGAGCCGAAAGTTTTAACCTTAAAGGCTTTTTCCCTACAGAAGCTGCACTTATATTTTCGATGATTGCTTATAATCTGATGTCAATTTTCAGACTGTTTGTTCTTCAGGAAAAAACGCAGAAAACATTATCTACACTACGATATAGAACCTTTGCTATTGGAGCTTATTTTGAAAAAGTAGGTGACACACTCAAACTGAAGATTGCACTCACCAAAAAACGCAGAAAATGGTTCGTCGGAATTTGGGATTACCCCATAGACTTATCTCAAAAAATTTCAACTGCGTGA
- a CDS encoding IS91 family transposase, which translates to MRGFKTIKKQPTQSQSQPQYEVADVLNKLGSKLEDLGLNSWQLRTLSALKKCRTSALGGHIDACDECGNISISYNSCRNRHCPKCQGRKREKWIENRENELLPVPYFHVVFTIPDTLNSLVLQQPKMLYDILFESAWETLQTFGKNKNLQMGMIAVLHTWGQNLSLHPHLHCIVPGGGVDENGAWKNIRNNGKFLFPVKALSKVFRAKFCEKLKANLKDKFNENQENEYEKNRQSLWEKPWVIYAKKPFGSPKSVVEYLGRYTHKIAISNGRIRGIDDKTVTFDYKDYRQKGIKKQMVLSHEEFIRRFAMHILPKRFVKIRHYGFLSSTWKRIKLKNLQQKLGIQSKEKPLPKPFQPKCSCCKTGNLVTIAMFDLRGPPQWFLEMNQSQPTPKK; encoded by the coding sequence ATGAGAGGTTTTAAAACCATAAAAAAACAGCCAACTCAATCTCAATCTCAACCTCAATACGAAGTCGCCGATGTTTTAAACAAATTAGGTTCAAAATTGGAAGATTTAGGACTTAATTCTTGGCAATTAAGAACACTTTCAGCGTTGAAAAAGTGCCGTACTTCGGCTTTGGGTGGTCATATTGACGCTTGCGACGAATGCGGAAATATCAGCATCAGCTACAACTCCTGCCGAAACCGTCATTGCCCAAAATGTCAGGGCAGAAAGCGTGAAAAATGGATTGAGAATCGGGAAAACGAACTACTTCCTGTACCTTATTTTCACGTGGTTTTCACTATTCCTGATACTTTAAATTCATTAGTATTGCAACAACCAAAAATGCTGTACGATATTTTATTTGAATCGGCTTGGGAAACGCTTCAAACGTTTGGCAAAAACAAAAATCTCCAAATGGGAATGATTGCTGTTTTGCACACTTGGGGGCAGAATTTGAGTCTTCATCCGCATTTGCACTGCATTGTTCCAGGTGGTGGAGTGGATGAAAACGGAGCTTGGAAAAACATCAGAAATAACGGTAAATTTTTGTTTCCTGTAAAGGCTTTGAGCAAGGTTTTTAGAGCTAAATTTTGTGAGAAACTGAAAGCTAATTTAAAGGATAAATTCAATGAAAATCAAGAAAATGAATACGAAAAAAACAGACAAAGTCTGTGGGAAAAACCTTGGGTAATTTACGCCAAAAAGCCATTTGGAAGCCCAAAATCTGTGGTGGAATATTTGGGCAGATACACCCACAAAATCGCCATCAGCAATGGTAGAATTAGGGGAATTGATGATAAAACAGTAACGTTCGATTACAAAGATTACCGTCAAAAAGGCATCAAAAAGCAGATGGTTTTAAGCCATGAAGAGTTTATCCGAAGGTTTGCGATGCATATTTTGCCCAAAAGATTTGTAAAAATCCGTCATTATGGTTTTTTGAGCAGCACTTGGAAACGAATTAAGCTTAAAAATCTGCAACAAAAATTAGGCATCCAATCGAAAGAAAAACCTTTACCCAAGCCATTTCAACCGAAATGCAGTTGTTGTAAAACAGGGAATTTAGTCACCATTGCAATGTTTGATTTGAGGGGACCACCACAATGGTTTTTGGAGATGAACCAAAGCCAGCCAACGCCTAAAAAATAG
- a CDS encoding ATP-dependent nuclease, with the protein MKYKITEFEIRNFRSILKLKIQPKEDNLLVICGVNNIGKTNFLRALYLFFNPFEENFEPQRDIPYHIAEATRGSGYKTTLFAKIKEIETGLSYHIKQEFTETKGVKKITISGNFNNNNINESEILKFLTNKFKLFFIEASNVDIPKLISEIVNDEILPLSLDRRRGKQQKESLDKLDDFINHSKNVVDKIESELTKLLIDLLDDIDSLDVKSWKLKINFPEYNYLREAISNMITFTLFDTNQHPLETKGSGIQRSILLSLIKYVNKKTNKDVIWAIDEPEAFLQAGLQKNLYKNFVEESISSQILITTHSQFFINVNNLTNTYLFESIKEAKPFKRKNNSIYYKLDTKIFEGQEYEKAERIKDNFGLKKNDNWEVMPFNILVEGCMSSN; encoded by the coding sequence ATGAAATATAAAATAACTGAATTTGAAATTCGAAATTTTAGGTCTATTTTAAAACTAAAAATACAACCAAAAGAAGATAATTTATTAGTCATATGTGGTGTAAACAATATTGGGAAAACTAATTTCCTAAGAGCTCTATATCTTTTCTTTAATCCATTTGAAGAAAATTTTGAACCACAAAGAGATATACCCTATCATATAGCTGAAGCTACAAGAGGTTCTGGTTATAAAACTACATTATTTGCAAAGATCAAAGAAATTGAAACTGGTTTATCTTATCACATTAAGCAAGAATTTACTGAAACTAAAGGTGTAAAAAAAATTACTATCTCTGGTAATTTCAATAACAACAATATCAATGAAAGTGAAATATTAAAATTTCTTACTAATAAGTTTAAATTATTTTTTATTGAAGCAAGTAATGTAGATATTCCTAAATTGATCTCTGAAATAGTCAATGATGAAATTTTACCACTAAGTTTAGATAGAAGGCGTGGTAAGCAACAAAAAGAATCTCTAGATAAGTTGGATGATTTTATTAATCATTCAAAAAATGTTGTAGACAAAATAGAATCTGAATTAACAAAATTACTTATTGATTTACTTGATGACATTGACTCGCTTGATGTTAAGAGTTGGAAATTAAAAATTAATTTTCCAGAATATAATTATCTAAGGGAAGCTATATCAAATATGATTACATTTACATTATTTGATACAAATCAACATCCATTAGAGACAAAAGGAAGTGGAATTCAAAGATCAATTCTGTTATCACTTATTAAATATGTAAATAAGAAAACCAATAAAGATGTAATTTGGGCTATTGATGAACCAGAAGCTTTTTTACAAGCTGGTTTACAAAAAAACCTTTATAAAAATTTTGTTGAAGAATCTATTTCCTCTCAAATTTTAATAACAACTCATTCTCAATTCTTTATAAATGTAAACAATTTAACTAATACTTATTTATTTGAAAGTATTAAAGAAGCGAAACCTTTTAAGAGAAAAAACAATTCAATCTACTATAAACTTGATACTAAAATATTCGAAGGTCAAGAATATGAAAAAGCAGAAAGAATAAAAGATAATTTCGGCTTAAAGAAAAATGATAATTGGGAAGTTATGCCATTTAATATTTTAGTAGAGGGATGTATGTCTTCAAACTAA
- a CDS encoding transposase: protein METPKKKSTEKFVKDIRKNTRRIFTAEQKILIVMEGLRAETSVVELCRKHNIAQSQFYAWNKEFMEAGKKRLNGDVVREATSDEVSNLRKENTRLKEMVADLVLRYDIVKKSLDMLD, encoded by the coding sequence ATGGAAACACCTAAGAAAAAAAGTACTGAAAAATTCGTAAAAGACATTCGTAAAAATACACGAAGGATTTTTACAGCCGAGCAAAAAATTCTCATTGTAATGGAAGGACTTCGTGCAGAGACCTCTGTTGTAGAATTATGTAGAAAACACAACATTGCTCAATCGCAATTCTACGCATGGAACAAAGAGTTTATGGAAGCTGGAAAGAAACGTCTCAACGGAGATGTTGTCCGTGAAGCCACCAGTGATGAAGTTTCTAACTTGAGGAAAGAGAATACCCGATTGAAGGAGATGGTAGCAGATTTGGTTCTACGCTATGACATCGTAAAAAAAAGCTTAGACATGCTGGACTAA
- a CDS encoding DUF262 domain-containing protein: MSDFSIRDILNQVSKGNLRIPAFQRGFVWDSDSVAFLMDSIFKGYPFGTIQLWRTREKLETEKQFGPFQLFERDEEYPIDYVLDGQQRVTSIFGVFQTEIDEIEGIENPFKIYYDLEADENSQDSQFVPLKDEDVIPERHFPLNCLFDTVKYRRATSRLEESILEKIDSLQAVFKEVKIPYQTLETDDKSKVAIVFERINRKGVPLDTLQLLTAWTWSEEFDLQDKFEELQEELKPYGFEELGGNADLLLRISSAVLTHSASSKNLIELNGNTVRERFQEVTNGIKGAIDFLKRNLKIEKIANLPYEHFLIPLSVFFSNQGNHHFNYNDEQRKRLISWFWKSSFGKRYSAGTNKNIQKDIEEIIKLKADYTTSNLNNVAFNINEHFFRTNDFTMGSVSTKSLILLLAQNNPKSFISGSLITLSSVLKDYNRNEFHHIYPKAFVNSLEQDNIDYSVNCLANFSIISRADNKKIDCKEPSQYREQEMPDDSIDILNSALIDEQKLIDNNFNDFIDNRSIKLFEFLKTFI, encoded by the coding sequence ATGAGTGATTTTTCTATAAGAGATATTTTAAACCAAGTAAGTAAAGGGAACTTAAGAATTCCTGCATTTCAAAGGGGTTTTGTTTGGGATTCAGATTCTGTAGCATTTCTAATGGATAGTATTTTCAAAGGCTATCCATTTGGGACTATACAATTATGGAGAACAAGAGAAAAGCTAGAAACGGAAAAACAATTTGGACCATTCCAACTTTTTGAACGAGATGAAGAATATCCTATTGACTATGTTCTAGATGGACAACAAAGGGTTACATCAATATTTGGTGTTTTTCAAACCGAAATTGATGAAATTGAAGGTATTGAAAACCCTTTTAAAATATATTACGACTTAGAAGCTGATGAAAATTCTCAAGACTCACAATTTGTACCATTAAAAGATGAAGATGTAATCCCTGAAAGGCATTTCCCGTTAAACTGTTTATTTGATACAGTAAAATATCGACGGGCAACATCTAGATTGGAAGAGTCTATTTTAGAAAAAATTGATAGTCTTCAAGCTGTGTTTAAAGAGGTAAAAATACCTTATCAAACTTTAGAGACAGATGATAAATCTAAAGTTGCAATTGTGTTTGAAAGAATTAATAGAAAGGGAGTACCATTAGACACATTACAATTATTAACTGCTTGGACTTGGAGTGAAGAATTTGATTTACAAGATAAATTTGAAGAGTTGCAAGAAGAATTAAAACCATATGGTTTCGAAGAGTTAGGAGGTAATGCGGATTTACTTTTAAGAATATCCTCTGCTGTTCTTACTCATTCTGCAAGCTCTAAAAACTTAATTGAATTAAACGGAAATACTGTCCGAGAAAGATTTCAAGAAGTAACTAATGGAATTAAAGGTGCTATTGATTTTTTAAAACGAAATCTAAAAATTGAAAAAATAGCAAATCTACCATATGAGCACTTTTTAATTCCACTATCTGTATTCTTCTCTAATCAAGGTAATCACCATTTTAACTATAATGATGAACAACGCAAGAGATTAATTTCTTGGTTTTGGAAAAGTTCTTTTGGAAAGCGTTATAGCGCTGGAACAAACAAAAATATCCAAAAAGATATTGAAGAGATTATTAAACTTAAAGCTGATTATACAACATCAAATTTAAATAATGTTGCGTTCAATATTAATGAACATTTTTTTAGAACTAATGATTTCACAATGGGTTCTGTAAGTACGAAGTCATTAATTTTGCTTTTGGCTCAAAACAATCCCAAAAGTTTTATTTCAGGAAGTCTTATAACTTTATCAAGCGTTTTAAAAGACTATAATCGAAATGAATTTCATCACATTTATCCAAAGGCGTTTGTCAATTCTTTAGAACAAGACAATATAGATTATTCAGTAAACTGTCTAGCTAATTTTAGCATAATTTCTCGTGCAGATAATAAAAAAATCGATTGTAAGGAACCTTCACAATATCGTGAACAGGAAATGCCTGATGACTCGATCGATATTCTTAATTCGGCCTTAATTGATGAACAAAAATTAATTGATAATAATTTTAATGATTTTATTGATAATCGTTCGATAAAATTATTTGAATTTTTAAAAACCTTTATTTAA
- a CDS encoding tyrosine-type recombinase/integrase, with product MSLHFGKIPTELDSDQIHDYLFYLQKKSKSPSQSYFKHTVYGLRFLLKSEGLSYDFLNLPEIKREKKLPVVLSKQEVWQMLSGCKLLKHKILIGILYGCGLRCMEVRNLRLCDLDFDRKQLKVVQGKGKKDRYLPLSEHLIRGLKKYIEAEKPEDYLFGMPREGRAGGEFDSRNSQRGVQWAVKQASKTAKILKEVSVHTLRHSFATHLLEDGMDILSIKNLLGHESIDTTLIYLQIAQLSTHKLFSPLDTLFSEFGKK from the coding sequence GTGTCGCTTCATTTCGGGAAAATTCCTACAGAATTGGATTCAGATCAAATTCATGATTACCTTTTTTACCTTCAGAAAAAATCAAAATCACCTTCACAGTCGTATTTTAAACATACCGTTTACGGACTTCGATTTCTACTGAAATCAGAAGGTTTGAGCTATGATTTTTTGAATCTTCCAGAAATTAAAAGAGAGAAAAAACTGCCTGTAGTTCTTAGTAAACAAGAGGTTTGGCAAATGCTTTCAGGATGTAAACTTCTGAAACATAAAATTTTAATCGGGATTCTTTACGGCTGCGGATTGCGCTGTATGGAAGTCAGAAATCTCCGTTTATGCGACTTAGATTTTGATCGAAAACAGTTGAAAGTGGTTCAGGGAAAAGGTAAAAAAGACCGTTATTTGCCACTTTCGGAGCATTTGATTCGGGGACTCAAAAAGTATATCGAAGCTGAAAAACCAGAAGATTATCTCTTTGGAATGCCACGAGAAGGAAGAGCGGGAGGTGAATTCGATTCCAGAAATTCGCAACGGGGCGTTCAATGGGCGGTAAAACAGGCATCAAAAACGGCAAAAATATTGAAAGAAGTGAGTGTTCATACGCTTCGTCACAGTTTTGCGACGCATCTTCTGGAAGATGGGATGGATATTTTGAGCATCAAAAATCTCTTGGGTCACGAAAGTATTGACACGACGTTGATTTACCTTCAAATTGCCCAGCTTTCCACCCACAAACTCTTTTCACCGCTCGATACCCTTTTTTCAGAATTTGGGAAGAAATGA
- a CDS encoding RNA polymerase sigma factor, protein MKRTDSLPRILKDAQLYELLKKGDPNSLEHIYLRYKRLLFWIGKQIVEDDFVVETLVQDVFLKLWLQRDSIETPNHILGFLRFVLKRDCLTYYSSPRNKFTRLINSLERYENYQDYLAGYDPAQDKELLLLQESEQKNLDEVKKVLNVLDSKRKNLIELCLEYGFQYKPIAEAMGSSVKDISNEVNRAINDLRDIIKGSSFEQPKVKVSEHEKQPNKLSSRQLEILKRRFEHKASFSVIAQELNLSEKDVHREFLFAYQFLQSKKNTSETLL, encoded by the coding sequence ATGAAAAGAACAGACTCTTTGCCTCGGATACTGAAAGATGCTCAACTCTATGAACTGCTGAAAAAAGGCGACCCAAACTCTTTAGAACATATTTATTTGCGCTACAAAAGACTTCTTTTCTGGATAGGAAAACAAATAGTGGAGGACGATTTTGTGGTAGAAACGCTTGTTCAGGATGTTTTTCTCAAACTTTGGTTGCAACGTGATTCTATTGAAACACCCAATCATATTTTGGGGTTTTTAAGGTTTGTTTTAAAAAGAGATTGCCTCACTTATTACAGTTCTCCAAGAAATAAATTCACTCGCCTTATTAATTCCTTAGAACGTTACGAGAACTATCAGGATTATCTGGCTGGTTACGACCCTGCTCAAGATAAAGAACTTCTCCTCCTTCAGGAATCTGAACAGAAAAATTTAGATGAAGTGAAGAAGGTTTTAAATGTTTTGGATTCTAAAAGGAAAAACCTCATAGAACTTTGCCTTGAATATGGCTTCCAGTACAAACCTATCGCAGAAGCTATGGGAAGCAGTGTAAAAGATATTAGCAATGAAGTGAACAGAGCCATCAATGACCTTCGGGACATTATTAAAGGGAGTTCTTTTGAACAGCCTAAAGTAAAAGTCTCAGAACATGAAAAGCAACCCAATAAACTCAGCAGTCGACAACTTGAGATTTTGAAAAGAAGGTTTGAGCATAAAGCCTCTTTCTCGGTGATTGCTCAAGAACTCAATTTATCTGAAAAGGATGTTCATCGGGAATTTCTTTTTGCGTATCAATTTCTACAAAGTAAAAAAAATACTTCTGAAACACTTCTTTGA
- a CDS encoding helix-turn-helix domain-containing protein: protein MAKLNEEDILLKNKIADRIKFLRANTGLTQSEFAKKYEIDRQILNRWESKNNKRGLTIYTIAKFCDLLEISLKDFFDFEVKEDKI, encoded by the coding sequence ATGGCTAAACTCAACGAAGAAGATATTTTGCTTAAAAATAAAATTGCTGATAGGATTAAGTTTCTAAGAGCTAATACTGGTTTAACGCAATCTGAATTTGCTAAAAAATACGAAATAGATAGGCAAATATTAAACCGTTGGGAAAGTAAAAACAATAAAAGAGGATTGACTATTTATACTATTGCAAAATTTTGCGACCTCCTTGAAATTTCTTTAAAAGATTTTTTCGACTTCGAAGTAAAAGAAGATAAAATTTAG
- a CDS encoding DDE-type integrase/transposase/recombinase produces the protein MGWGWYYLSTILDDYSRYIIHWEICDSMKAEDVKRTVNTAIEKAKLKSKAKPKLLSDNGSCYVSNELKAYLKDDLKMKQVHGKPMHPQTQGKIERYHRTMKNVVKLNHFYHPEELIEALKKFVENYNNKRYHESLENLTPADVYFGRSEQILEKRRQIKSDSIRKRRQLYFQQKLINL, from the coding sequence ATAGGTTGGGGCTGGTACTATCTGAGCACCATTTTGGATGATTATAGTCGCTATATTATCCACTGGGAAATCTGCGATTCGATGAAAGCAGAAGACGTGAAAAGAACTGTGAATACCGCAATTGAAAAAGCAAAATTGAAGTCTAAAGCCAAACCAAAATTACTTTCAGACAATGGTTCTTGCTATGTGTCAAACGAACTCAAAGCCTATCTTAAAGATGATTTGAAGATGAAACAGGTACATGGGAAACCTATGCACCCACAAACCCAAGGGAAAATTGAAAGATACCATAGAACGATGAAAAATGTGGTAAAACTGAATCATTTTTACCATCCAGAAGAACTTATCGAAGCTTTAAAGAAATTCGTGGAAAACTACAATAATAAACGATATCACGAATCTTTGGAAAACCTTACGCCAGCGGATGTGTACTTCGGAAGATCTGAACAGATTTTGGAAAAAAGAAGACAAATAAAATCGGATTCTATCCGTAAAAGAAGACAATTGTATTTTCAACAAAAATTAATAAATTTATAA